The DNA region GCCTTTGCTGATAATAATAAAATTGCTTTATTTCCAGGAAGCAGAAGCTATGTTTTAAGGTTTTTTATTCCTTTTTATTTAGCTTTGGTTAAAGAATTGGTAAAAGATTTTCCAGATCTCAATTTTACTTTTTTTATCTCCCCTTTTGTTGATGAAAGGATAGTAAAGGATACTTTGAAAAAATTGCAAACCCTTATTAAAGAACTTCCCATAAATTTTGAAACTCTTGACGATATGAATAAATTGAAAGGATTTTTAATGGCAATAACTTTACCTGGAACCAATACCCTTCAGCTTGCTTACATGAAGATACCTATGATGATAATTCTTCCTTTGCATAAGCCTGATTTTATACCCTTGGAGGGATTAGCAAATTTTTTAAAGGGAAATCTAAGGGAAAAATTAATTGAGTTTTATTTGCGGAAAAATCCTTATCTTGCCTTGCCCAACCAAATATACCCTGGGATTGTTCCTGAGATTGTAGGAAAATTTCAGTTTAGGGAGGTCCTTAATTATATAAAGGAGATCTTATATAATAGAGAGAAATTAAAGAAAATCAATAAGATAATGGAGGAAAAATTTAATAAAGACTATTTGACTTCTGAACTTATATGGAAAGATTTATATTATGAGATACTTAGCAAGATTACTTAAATTACTAAAACCATATGCTGGCTATTTTATAATAGGTCTTCTTTGTATTCTAATTGGCAATGGAGCTCAACTTTATGCTCCTAAATTTTTAGGAGAGTTATTAGATCAACTTTCCAAGGTAAAAGATCTTTCTACCCTTAATAGACTCTCATTAATAATCATATTTCTTCTTTTCTTAAGAAGCCTTTTTTTGTATGGACAGATCTATGTTTTTTCCTTTATAGGGCATAGAATTGTTGCAGACTTGAGGGAAAAGCTTTTTTCTAAAATTCAATATTTATCCTTAGATTACTTAAATCGATGGAATAGTGGAGATTTAATTGCTAGAACTCTACAAGATACTCAGTTGATTCAAACCTCTTTTCTTTCGGGAATTGCTGATCTTTTTTATGCTATTGTGCTTCTTTTTGGCATTTTAATAATTGTAATTTCTACCGATTGGCAGCTTGCTCTTGCTACTTTTCTAGTTATACCTCTTTTTGTTTTTTCCATATCAGGAATAGGAAAAGAGATTCAAAAATGGTCTCTTTCAGTTCAGCGAAAGATTGCAGATCTTACTAGGATAATACAAGAGAGCATTAAAGGGGCAAGAGTGGTTAGGGTATTTTCTCAAGAAGAAACGGAGATAAAAAAGTTTAGAGAAGAAAATGAAAAGAACTTTTTTAGAAATTTAAAAATAGCAAGACTTACTGCAATCCAAATTCCCCTTTCTAGTTTTCTAACTGCTTTAGCTTTAGTTTTTATTTTATGGCTTGGAACAAGAAAAATAGCAAAAGGAGAAATGACTCTTGGGTCTTTTGTTGCCTTTTTGACCTATGTGGGAATGGCTATTGATCCCACTCAAACAATTCTAAGGGTTTTAGCAGGTTTAAGACAAGCTTACGCTGCTCTTGAGAGAATTTTTGAGATACTGGAAATGGGAAGAGAAGTTGTGGAGATAAAAAATCCCATAATTCTTCCTCCTATAAAGGGTTTTGTAGAGTTTGATAATGTCTCCTTCACTTATGATGGAGTTAATTGGGTATTAAAAAATATAAATCTAAAAGTAAAGGCTGGAGAGAAAATAGCTATTGTGGGAAGTAGCGGTGCAGGTAAAACTTCTTTAGTGAATTTAATACCACGTTTTATTGATCCCACAGAGGGAGTAGTGAGAATTGATGGATATGATATTAAAAGGGTTAGTCTTAGATCTTTAAGGTCACAAATTGGTTTTGTACCTCAGGAAACAATTATCTTTCATGGTACTGTGAAGGATAATATAAGTTATGGTAATCCTTATGTTTCTTTTGAGGAAATTGTGGAGGCAGCAAAAATGGCAAGAGCTCATGATTTTATAATGAAATTACCTCAAGGATACGATACTGTAATTGGAGAAGGAGGAGTTAATCTTTCTGGTGGACAGGCTCAGAGAATAGCTATAGCAAGAACTATTCTTTTAAAGCCAAAACTTATTATTCTTGATGAAGCCACATCTGCTCTTGATTCAGAATCGGAGGCTTTTGTTCAGGAGGCTCTCGATGAACTTATGAAAGGTAAAACTGCTTTTATTGTTGCCCATAGACTTTCCACTATAAAGAGAGCTGATAGAATTGTGGTGCTGGAAAATGGGGAGATAGTGGAAGAAGGCACTCATAATGAGCTGTTGAAATTGGGCGGGGTTTATTTAAGAATAATAAAATGGCAGATAGAGGAGAGTAAGTAAGAAGATGAGTAAAGTAAAAGTGGGAGTTGTAGGAGTAGGTTATTTAGGACAACATCATGTGAGAATATTTAATGAAATTCCTGACGTAGAACTTGTAGGCATTTGTGATATAAATCTTAAAAGGGCAAAAGAAATAGCATCCATTTATAATGTACCTTTTGTAACTGATGATTATAGGGATTTACTTAATAGAGTTGAAGCTGTAAGTATTGTTACTCCAACTACCTCCCATTTTCAAATAGCAAAAGATTTTCTTGAGAAGGGAATTCATACTTTTATTGAAAAGCCTGTAACTCATAGTTTAAGGGAAGCAGAAATACTTTTAGATATTGCCAGTGGGAAGGATTTAGTATTACAAGTAGGACATATTGAGAGGTTTAATCCAGCAATACAGGAGTTAAAAAAATATGTGAAAGATCCTTTCTATATTGAGGCAAGAAGAATGGGACCCTTTGATGGTAGATCAACAGATGTAGGTGTTGTAATGGATCTCATGATACATGATCTAGATATTCTTTTCTATGTTCTTGGAAAAAACAGAAGGATTCTTGAAATTAGTGGAATAGGTTATTCTATTTATACCCCCTATGAGGATTTTGCTACGGTGAATATTCTTTTTGAGGGAGAAATTTTAGTGAACCTTATAGCAAGTAAGGTTTCACCTAAAAAGTTAAGAAAACTTGATATTCATGAAAAAAATGGTGATCAAATAATTGTGGATTATATTGAGCAGAGCATATCTGTAGTTCATGGAGGAGCAAGACATATTGAGTCAGCTTTGGAGTCGCCAGTTTTAGAAAGAGAAGAGCCTCTGAGATTAGAGCTTACGCATTTTGTTAAGTGTATTATAGAAGGAAAGGATCCTGAAGTGACTCTTGAGGATGGAAAATTAGCATTGGCTCTTGCTACAGAAATATTAAAGGAGTTGAAGATTATTGATCTTAAAGCATAAATTGATTATTTTTATATTATTTTTTTTAATTCTAATTAATTTGGCATATTTACAAGATCTTAACTCATTAGTGGAGTATTATGAATTAAAACACAGGGAAAATCCAAAGGACCCTGATAATATTTTTAATTTACTTGTACTATATGGTGCTTTGGGAAATTTAGGTAAATTTTATGATTACTACAATCTTTTGAATAAAATTGACCCTAATTATTTAAAAGAAAAAGCAAAGGAAAATGTTAAAGAGAACACAAATAATGTTTTTGACTTATATAAAACTGCTTTTTCTTATTATTTTTTGGGTGAAATAGAAAAGTCAATTTATTATTTCCATAAGCTAAACTCTTTAAAGCCTAATGATGATTGGGTGATAAGCTATCTTGCATATTTATATTACTTAAAAGAGGACTATTTAAAGGTAGAAAGCTTAATTAACAGAGGTTTTGAAATAAATGAAGATAACGAAGCTCTTCATGCCTTAAGGTGCGCTTTGTATTTGAAAAAAGGTAATTATTTCTTAGCCTTAAAGGAGTACTTTATTACTATGAATATTGTTCAGAGAAAGGGATACAAAAATATATGGGAGATATTAAGAGGCCTAAGATAAAAATTGACATGAGATTAAAAATTTTTTAACATAAAAACATATGGCTTTAGAAACCGTAGGGATTTATAAATATTATGGTAGAAGGTGTGTAGTCAAAGATGTATCCCTCACTGTGAATCCTGGGTACGTAGTGGGTCTTTTAGGTCCTAATGGGGCTGGAAAAACTACTACCTTTTATACTATCATGGGAGAGGTTTATGCCGATGGTGGAAAAGTGCTTCTTGATGGAGAAGATATAACCAGTTTATCTATGCCCCAGAGAGCAAGAAAAGGAATAGGATATCTTGCTCAAGATCCTACCATTTTTAGAAAACTAACGGTAGAAGAAAATATCAAATTAGTATTAGAACTCACAAATTTAACTCCTAAGGAACAAAGAGAAAGACTTGAGGAATTAATTGATGAGTTTCAACTTCAAAAGGTTAGAAAGAACTTGGGATATACCTTATCAGGAGGAGAAAGGAGAAGGGTAGAAATAGCAAGGGTTTTGGCTCTTTCACCTAAATATATTCTTCTTGATGAACCTTTTGCGGGGGTAGATCCTATAACGGTTCAAAATCTCCAGGAGACTATTGCTTATTTAAAAGAGAAAGGGCTTGGTATTCTTATAACGGATCACAATGTACGTGATACTTTAGCTATAACCGATTATGCATATATTATTTTTTCAGGAGAGGTTTTAATTTCTGGAACTCCTGAGGAGATAATAAATAGTGATATTGCAAAAAGATTTTTTCTTGGAGAGAGGTTCAATCTCTGATGTCTGGAGTAATGCTAATAATCATATTGCTTGTTGCCAGTGGCCTGATAGCATATGCAGGGGATTATGTAGGAAGAAAAGCTGGCAAGAAGAAATTAACTATTTTTAATCTTCGTCCTAAGTATACATCACGGATTATAAGTGTTTTAACGGGGATTCTTATCATGGTTTTTGCCCTTATTGTTTTATCTGTTTTTTCTGAAAATGTTAGAATAGCTCTTTTTGGTATGGAAAAATTAAAAAAAGAGATTTCCACTCTCCAACTTAATATAAAAAGTAAGGAAAAAGAGTTTTCAGAGATTATAAAAAAATATGAAGCGGTAAAAGAAGAAAGAGGGAGAGCAATAAAAGAATTGGAGTCATACAAAATAAAACTTAACGAGTTAGAGGAGGATAGAGCTAAGATCCT from Dictyoglomus turgidum DSM 6724 includes:
- a CDS encoding tetratricopeptide repeat protein; the encoded protein is MILKHKLIIFILFFLILINLAYLQDLNSLVEYYELKHRENPKDPDNIFNLLVLYGALGNLGKFYDYYNLLNKIDPNYLKEKAKENVKENTNNVFDLYKTAFSYYFLGEIEKSIYYFHKLNSLKPNDDWVISYLAYLYYLKEDYLKVESLINRGFEINEDNEALHALRCALYLKKGNYFLALKEYFITMNIVQRKGYKNIWEILRGLR
- a CDS encoding ABC transporter ATP-binding protein; its protein translation is MRYLARLLKLLKPYAGYFIIGLLCILIGNGAQLYAPKFLGELLDQLSKVKDLSTLNRLSLIIIFLLFLRSLFLYGQIYVFSFIGHRIVADLREKLFSKIQYLSLDYLNRWNSGDLIARTLQDTQLIQTSFLSGIADLFYAIVLLFGILIIVISTDWQLALATFLVIPLFVFSISGIGKEIQKWSLSVQRKIADLTRIIQESIKGARVVRVFSQEETEIKKFREENEKNFFRNLKIARLTAIQIPLSSFLTALALVFILWLGTRKIAKGEMTLGSFVAFLTYVGMAIDPTQTILRVLAGLRQAYAALERIFEILEMGREVVEIKNPIILPPIKGFVEFDNVSFTYDGVNWVLKNINLKVKAGEKIAIVGSSGAGKTSLVNLIPRFIDPTEGVVRIDGYDIKRVSLRSLRSQIGFVPQETIIFHGTVKDNISYGNPYVSFEEIVEAAKMARAHDFIMKLPQGYDTVIGEGGVNLSGGQAQRIAIARTILLKPKLIILDEATSALDSESEAFVQEALDELMKGKTAFIVAHRLSTIKRADRIVVLENGEIVEEGTHNELLKLGGVYLRIIKWQIEESK
- a CDS encoding Gfo/Idh/MocA family protein produces the protein MSKVKVGVVGVGYLGQHHVRIFNEIPDVELVGICDINLKRAKEIASIYNVPFVTDDYRDLLNRVEAVSIVTPTTSHFQIAKDFLEKGIHTFIEKPVTHSLREAEILLDIASGKDLVLQVGHIERFNPAIQELKKYVKDPFYIEARRMGPFDGRSTDVGVVMDLMIHDLDILFYVLGKNRRILEISGIGYSIYTPYEDFATVNILFEGEILVNLIASKVSPKKLRKLDIHEKNGDQIIVDYIEQSISVVHGGARHIESALESPVLEREEPLRLELTHFVKCIIEGKDPEVTLEDGKLALALATEILKELKIIDLKA
- the lptB gene encoding LPS export ABC transporter ATP-binding protein, with product MALETVGIYKYYGRRCVVKDVSLTVNPGYVVGLLGPNGAGKTTTFYTIMGEVYADGGKVLLDGEDITSLSMPQRARKGIGYLAQDPTIFRKLTVEENIKLVLELTNLTPKEQRERLEELIDEFQLQKVRKNLGYTLSGGERRRVEIARVLALSPKYILLDEPFAGVDPITVQNLQETIAYLKEKGLGILITDHNVRDTLAITDYAYIIFSGEVLISGTPEEIINSDIAKRFFLGERFNL